Proteins from one Blattabacterium cuenoti genomic window:
- a CDS encoding SufS family cysteine desulfurase codes for MFSEEKIQKIRNQFPILKEKIYSNTLVYIDNAATTQKPLQVIRASQDYYSMMNANVHRGLHYLSQKATIQVENTRKKIQRFIHAKYSSEIVFTKGTTESINLVASSISSLIKEGDEIIISFSEHHSNIVPWQILCKKKGAILKIIPIYDNGFLKLRDFEFLISKKTKIVSVSHISNVLGIINPIKYIIDKSHEYGALVLIDGAQAISNLHLNMQDLNTDFYVFSAHKMYGPTGIGVLYGKKEILEIISPYQFGGEMIKNVSFEKTTYSDLPFKFEAGTPNIEGIVVWKSAIDFVKKIGLSNIQYHKKELLSYAIQRLRTIDGIQLYGELKDLSKKSSIISFNLNKLHCFDVGSILDRLGVSVRTGHLCAQPLMNFFQVPGMIRASFSMYNTIQEIDCLFEGLLKAKRILLKN; via the coding sequence ATGTTCTCAGAAGAGAAAATACAAAAAATAAGAAATCAATTTCCAATTCTAAAAGAAAAAATTTATTCCAATACTTTAGTTTATATAGATAACGCTGCTACAACTCAAAAACCTTTACAGGTAATTCGAGCATCTCAAGACTATTATTCTATGATGAATGCTAATGTTCATCGTGGATTACATTATCTTAGTCAAAAAGCTACAATTCAAGTAGAAAATACAAGAAAAAAAATTCAACGATTCATTCATGCAAAATATTCTTCAGAAATTGTATTTACAAAAGGAACAACTGAATCTATAAATTTAGTAGCTTCTAGTATTAGTTCTCTGATTAAAGAAGGAGACGAAATTATAATTTCTTTTTCTGAACATCATTCCAACATTGTTCCGTGGCAAATCCTTTGTAAAAAAAAAGGTGCTATTTTAAAAATAATTCCTATTTATGATAATGGTTTCTTAAAATTAAGAGATTTTGAATTTTTAATATCAAAAAAAACGAAAATAGTATCTGTTAGTCATATATCTAATGTTTTAGGAATAATTAATCCTATAAAATATATTATTGATAAATCTCATGAATATGGGGCATTGGTTCTGATCGACGGGGCTCAAGCTATTTCAAATTTGCATTTGAATATGCAAGATTTAAATACAGATTTTTATGTTTTTTCTGCACATAAAATGTATGGACCAACTGGAATTGGAGTTTTATATGGAAAAAAAGAAATATTAGAAATTATTTCTCCCTATCAGTTTGGAGGAGAAATGATTAAGAATGTTAGTTTTGAAAAAACAACTTATTCGGATTTACCTTTTAAATTTGAGGCAGGAACTCCAAATATAGAAGGAATTGTTGTATGGAAATCTGCTATAGATTTTGTAAAAAAAATAGGATTATCAAATATACAATATCATAAGAAAGAACTTTTATCGTACGCTATTCAACGTCTAAGAACTATAGATGGTATTCAATTGTATGGAGAATTGAAAGATCTTTCCAAAAAATCTAGTATTATTTCTTTTAATTTAAATAAATTACATTGTTTTGATGTAGGAAGTATTTTGGATCGTTTAGGAGTTTCTGTTCGTACTGGACATTTATGTGCACAACCATTAATGAATTTTTTTCAAGTTCCAGGTATGATTCGCGCTAGTTTTTCTATGTACAATACGATTCAAGAAATAGATTGTTTATTTGAAGGATTGTTAAAAGCAAAAAGAATTTTATTA